From Stenotrophomonas nitritireducens, the proteins below share one genomic window:
- a CDS encoding heavy metal translocating P-type ATPase, with product MNLTTELELPVILPGVSRDDSCVQRLVAGLQDMEGVSRVHIREGSDEALGTLCIHYDPEIVSLQRVREVAASVGIELGDRYGHLFLELGSAVHARKARTIAAQVQAVPGVIEATTSPAGGISIEYERAKTGEAELRAKLEALGVAQEPPSPRGDLKDQHEGHDHKDRQDPGHSHGGTLGGNSELIFSLACGLLLIVGFAIEKLGLTQTPWIPTAFYVAAYVFGGWFTLGEAIGNIKLKRFEIDTLMLVAAAGAAALGAWAEGALLLFLFSLGHALEHYAMGRAKRAIEALAKLAPETARVLRNGQVVEVQVESLIPGDVVVVRPNDRMPADGFVIKGASSVDQAPVTGESIPVDKLAVNDAALARDRPDSVVMESRVFAGTINGSGALEVEVTRRSGESALARVVKMVSEAETRKSPTQRFTDKFERVFVPAVLILAVLLLFSWIVIDEPFRDSFYRAMAVLVAASPCALAIATPSAVLAGIARAARGGVLIKGGAPLEELGMVRAIAFDKTGTLTEGKPRITDIKVMQGTTEQELLHVAVAVEALSDHPLAAAIVRDGNTRLGDGPVMVATDLANFAGRGVQAKVNGIDVWIGKAEMFGNDGIGALSAGAESAIEELRNAGRTTMAVRLGDRDLGVIGLMDTPRPEAREALDKLRRLGIQRMIMISGDHQTVAQAVATDVGLNEAWGNLMPDDKVKAIRQLKETERVAMVGDGVNDAPAMASASVGIAMGAASSDVALETADVALMSEDLRQVAFSVALSRRTKRVIRQNVYVSLGVVALLVPATILGLGIGPAVAVHEGSTLLVVFNALRLLGFRQS from the coding sequence ATGAACCTGACCACAGAACTCGAACTGCCAGTAATACTCCCAGGTGTCTCTCGGGACGACAGCTGCGTCCAGAGGCTGGTCGCTGGTCTTCAGGACATGGAGGGAGTATCGCGCGTGCACATTCGCGAGGGTAGCGACGAAGCTCTCGGAACGCTCTGCATTCATTACGACCCCGAGATCGTCTCGCTTCAGCGAGTGCGAGAGGTGGCGGCATCCGTGGGCATTGAGTTGGGTGATCGGTATGGCCACCTTTTCTTGGAGCTTGGTTCGGCCGTTCACGCACGAAAGGCAAGGACAATTGCGGCGCAAGTGCAGGCCGTACCAGGCGTCATTGAAGCCACCACCAGCCCAGCTGGTGGCATAAGCATCGAGTACGAGAGAGCCAAGACAGGCGAGGCGGAGCTGAGAGCGAAGCTTGAGGCGCTGGGTGTAGCGCAAGAGCCACCGAGTCCGAGGGGAGATTTGAAGGATCAGCACGAAGGACACGATCACAAGGACCGACAGGACCCCGGTCATTCCCACGGGGGCACGCTAGGTGGCAATAGTGAGCTGATCTTCTCACTTGCTTGCGGCCTGCTCCTGATCGTGGGATTTGCGATTGAAAAGCTTGGGTTGACCCAAACGCCCTGGATCCCCACAGCGTTTTACGTAGCAGCCTACGTCTTTGGCGGCTGGTTCACGCTTGGCGAGGCGATCGGGAACATCAAGCTGAAGCGCTTTGAGATCGATACGCTGATGCTGGTTGCAGCGGCAGGCGCAGCCGCGCTCGGCGCATGGGCCGAAGGCGCCTTGCTTCTGTTCCTCTTCAGTCTCGGTCACGCCCTTGAACACTACGCGATGGGCCGGGCTAAACGTGCGATAGAAGCTCTCGCCAAGCTTGCCCCAGAAACTGCCAGGGTGCTGAGGAATGGGCAGGTCGTGGAAGTCCAGGTTGAATCGTTGATACCTGGAGATGTGGTGGTCGTACGTCCCAATGACCGGATGCCGGCGGACGGATTCGTTATCAAAGGGGCTAGCAGCGTTGACCAAGCCCCTGTCACCGGGGAAAGCATCCCGGTTGATAAGCTGGCAGTCAATGACGCTGCTCTAGCACGGGATCGACCTGATTCGGTGGTAATGGAGTCACGTGTTTTCGCCGGCACTATCAATGGCTCCGGCGCCCTGGAGGTTGAAGTCACGCGTCGATCAGGCGAATCGGCACTGGCCCGCGTCGTCAAGATGGTGAGCGAAGCCGAAACCAGGAAATCGCCAACGCAGCGCTTCACAGACAAGTTTGAGAGGGTATTCGTTCCCGCTGTTCTGATCTTGGCCGTGCTGTTACTTTTCTCATGGATCGTGATCGATGAGCCATTCCGCGACAGCTTCTATCGAGCGATGGCGGTACTTGTAGCGGCAAGCCCTTGCGCACTGGCAATCGCGACTCCAAGCGCGGTTCTAGCGGGAATTGCGCGAGCTGCGCGAGGTGGCGTACTCATCAAGGGTGGCGCACCACTGGAGGAGCTGGGCATGGTCCGTGCCATCGCGTTCGACAAGACTGGAACGCTCACTGAAGGCAAGCCGCGAATTACCGACATCAAAGTGATGCAGGGAACGACAGAGCAGGAACTGCTTCACGTTGCCGTCGCCGTCGAGGCTTTAAGTGACCACCCTTTGGCCGCAGCTATCGTTCGAGATGGTAATACTCGCCTGGGCGATGGACCGGTCATGGTAGCGACAGACCTCGCTAACTTCGCTGGAAGAGGCGTTCAGGCGAAGGTGAACGGCATTGACGTGTGGATAGGAAAGGCAGAAATGTTCGGTAACGACGGCATTGGCGCTCTATCCGCGGGTGCGGAGTCTGCCATTGAGGAGCTCCGTAACGCCGGCAGAACCACGATGGCCGTTCGCCTAGGTGATCGCGACCTAGGTGTCATCGGCCTTATGGATACGCCCCGGCCAGAGGCGCGTGAAGCCCTGGACAAGCTAAGGCGCTTGGGCATCCAACGAATGATCATGATCTCTGGCGACCACCAGACTGTAGCTCAAGCCGTGGCAACGGACGTGGGTCTAAACGAGGCATGGGGAAATCTCATGCCTGACGACAAGGTGAAGGCAATACGTCAGTTGAAGGAGACGGAGCGAGTGGCAATGGTCGGCGACGGTGTGAATGACGCACCCGCAATGGCTAGTGCCAGCGTCGGAATTGCAATGGGTGCCGCCTCTTCGGACGTAGCGCTGGAGACTGCCGACGTCGCGCTTATGTCTGAGGATTTGAGACAGGTTGCATTCTCTGTAGCGCTTAGTCGACGCACGAAACGGGTGATCCGTCAGAACGTGTATGTGAGCCTGGGCGTCGTAGCGTTGTTGGTTCCTGCGACCATCCTAGGTCTTGGCATTGGACCGGCTGTGGCAGTGCATGAAGGTTCAACCTTGTTGGTTGTATTCAATGCGCTGAGGCTCCTTGGCTTCCGTCAGTCGTGA
- a CDS encoding efflux RND transporter permease subunit, whose product MFKIIIEAAVKFRWLVVFLAASIACFGLFQLSKLPVDAVPDITNRQVQINTIAPALTPEQIERQVTYPLETALAGIPGLNTTRSLSRNGFSQVTAIFTDQTDIYFARQQVAERMREAAGDLPEGVSPMLSPVTTGLGEVLMWTVDFKPFDPKKLAKPGQAGWQEGEVYLTPEGDRLGTAQERATYLRTVQDWIIAPQMRSSPGLAGVDTVGGYVKEYGIYPDSARLAAYNLGLADLVQALERSNVQAGAGFVQRAGEGLVVRADGLALTTDDLAQSPVATKDGVVIRVADVAEVGMGRAPRLGAASRNGHEAVLGTALMIAGGNSRTVAQAAAERLAQVNESLPADIFAEPVLDRSVLVNSTVKTVAKNLTEGALLVVVVLFLLLGNLRAAAITALVIPLSFLFAVIGMNKFGISGNLMSLGALDFGILVDGAVIVIESTLLMLGKRRAELGRPLNAMERLRVAADSARKMARPAAFGQVIILLVFAPILTLEGVEGKTFQPMAATFMLALVGAFIFSFTFVPAMAALLVREPKLHANKEGHESDQDEEHETAIIRVLRGRIEPAIQAAIRRPKAVFAGAILMLAMGVVGFTMLGREFMPTLDEGNLAMQALRVPSTSLEQSLAMQLALEKAIAAEPEVVTVFSRTGTAEAAIDPMPTNISDSVIVLKPRKEWPDSSLSKEDLIARFEKIAASQIGNSFEFSQPIELRFNELISGVRTDLAVMIYGDNFEQLQAVADQVALKLRNVQGSADVRVEQISGLPTLNVAIDHLAAAQYGLTAADVSDALSTGIGGAAAGKIFEGDRRFDVVVRLGDDARNDPDQLASLPIATPTGGIVPLSSVARIEISEGPNQISRNNGSRRVVVQANVRGRDLGGFVGEAQAAVKDVQLPPGAHMTWGGQFENLQRAEKRLMTVVPIVFLLIGSLLFMALGSAKEAGLVFTCVPLALVGGILALLVRGMPFSVSAAVGFIAVSGVATLNGLVLMQAIRERLDAGDSPLIAAMNGAGSRIRAVVTTALVAIVGFIPMAIASGSGAEVQKPLATVVIGGLLTATVLTLLVLPTFAGRLAKAGPKGQPETVH is encoded by the coding sequence ATGTTCAAGATCATCATTGAAGCAGCGGTCAAGTTCCGTTGGCTCGTGGTGTTTCTGGCTGCTTCGATTGCCTGCTTTGGCTTGTTCCAACTGAGCAAGCTGCCAGTCGATGCTGTACCAGATATCACCAACCGCCAGGTTCAGATCAATACCATCGCACCTGCCCTTACTCCGGAGCAGATTGAACGCCAGGTCACCTATCCTCTGGAGACGGCCTTGGCCGGCATCCCAGGTCTGAACACCACTCGCTCCCTATCACGCAATGGCTTCTCTCAGGTCACCGCGATCTTCACTGATCAGACCGACATCTATTTCGCCCGCCAGCAGGTGGCAGAGCGGATGCGGGAGGCTGCCGGAGATCTGCCCGAGGGCGTGTCCCCCATGCTCTCCCCGGTTACAACCGGGCTGGGCGAGGTTCTCATGTGGACGGTGGACTTCAAGCCATTCGACCCCAAGAAGCTGGCCAAGCCCGGCCAGGCTGGCTGGCAAGAGGGTGAGGTCTACCTGACACCAGAGGGCGATCGTCTTGGAACCGCCCAGGAGCGCGCAACGTACCTGCGTACTGTCCAGGACTGGATCATCGCACCACAGATGCGCTCCAGCCCCGGCCTGGCCGGTGTTGATACGGTGGGTGGGTACGTCAAGGAATACGGCATCTACCCCGACAGCGCTCGACTGGCGGCATACAACTTGGGTCTGGCCGATCTGGTCCAAGCACTGGAACGCTCCAACGTCCAGGCTGGCGCGGGTTTCGTCCAGCGTGCGGGCGAAGGCCTGGTCGTTAGGGCAGACGGCCTTGCCCTGACGACCGACGACTTGGCTCAGTCGCCGGTGGCCACCAAGGACGGTGTGGTCATCCGGGTGGCCGATGTTGCCGAGGTCGGTATGGGGCGCGCCCCACGGCTTGGTGCAGCTAGCCGAAATGGTCATGAGGCGGTACTGGGCACGGCACTGATGATCGCCGGCGGCAACAGCCGCACCGTCGCTCAAGCTGCAGCTGAGCGCCTGGCACAGGTCAATGAATCTCTGCCCGCCGATATCTTCGCAGAGCCAGTGCTGGACCGTAGTGTGCTGGTTAACTCCACTGTCAAGACTGTCGCCAAGAACCTGACCGAAGGTGCCCTGCTGGTCGTAGTTGTGCTGTTCCTGCTCCTGGGCAACCTGCGTGCGGCAGCCATCACCGCATTGGTCATTCCGCTGTCGTTCCTGTTCGCTGTTATCGGCATGAACAAGTTCGGCATCAGCGGCAACCTCATGAGTTTGGGTGCGCTGGACTTCGGCATCCTTGTGGATGGCGCGGTAATTGTGATCGAGTCCACCCTGCTGATGCTTGGCAAGCGGCGTGCGGAACTCGGCCGACCCCTCAATGCCATGGAGCGACTGCGTGTGGCCGCCGACTCGGCGAGGAAAATGGCGCGCCCTGCAGCCTTCGGCCAGGTGATCATCCTGTTGGTGTTCGCACCGATCCTTACGCTGGAAGGTGTGGAGGGCAAGACGTTCCAACCGATGGCCGCCACCTTCATGCTCGCCCTCGTTGGCGCGTTTATCTTCTCGTTCACCTTTGTACCGGCGATGGCTGCCCTGTTGGTCAGGGAGCCCAAGCTCCACGCGAACAAGGAGGGGCACGAGAGCGACCAAGACGAAGAACATGAGACTGCCATCATCCGCGTCCTGCGCGGCCGTATTGAACCGGCGATCCAAGCGGCGATTCGTAGGCCCAAGGCAGTGTTCGCTGGCGCCATTTTGATGCTCGCGATGGGCGTGGTCGGCTTTACGATGCTGGGTCGAGAGTTCATGCCAACGCTTGATGAGGGAAATCTCGCTATGCAAGCGTTGCGTGTGCCATCGACGTCGCTTGAGCAATCGTTGGCTATGCAATTGGCGCTGGAGAAGGCCATTGCTGCTGAACCAGAGGTTGTGACGGTCTTCTCGCGGACCGGTACTGCAGAAGCAGCTATCGACCCCATGCCGACCAACATCTCCGACAGTGTGATCGTACTTAAACCGAGAAAGGAGTGGCCAGACTCTTCCCTGAGCAAGGAGGATCTGATTGCAAGGTTTGAGAAGATCGCCGCCTCGCAGATAGGCAACAGCTTTGAATTCAGCCAGCCCATCGAGCTGCGCTTCAATGAGCTGATCTCAGGCGTGCGTACGGACCTGGCCGTCATGATCTACGGCGACAACTTCGAGCAACTGCAAGCTGTTGCCGATCAGGTCGCGCTGAAGCTGAGGAATGTCCAGGGCTCAGCGGATGTCCGTGTTGAACAGATTTCCGGCCTGCCCACGCTCAATGTGGCAATCGATCATCTTGCAGCTGCGCAGTATGGCCTCACGGCAGCGGACGTGAGCGACGCGCTTTCAACCGGTATTGGCGGCGCTGCGGCAGGCAAGATCTTCGAGGGCGACCGCCGGTTCGATGTTGTTGTGCGCCTCGGCGACGATGCACGCAATGACCCCGATCAGCTCGCGTCACTGCCGATTGCAACTCCAACTGGGGGCATCGTGCCGCTCTCCTCTGTCGCACGCATTGAGATCAGCGAGGGGCCGAACCAGATCAGTCGAAACAATGGAAGCCGTCGTGTGGTGGTGCAGGCAAATGTTCGCGGTCGTGACTTGGGCGGGTTTGTTGGAGAGGCCCAGGCGGCGGTGAAGGACGTACAGCTTCCGCCGGGCGCCCACATGACGTGGGGAGGTCAGTTCGAGAACTTGCAGCGGGCTGAAAAGCGACTCATGACAGTTGTTCCGATTGTCTTCCTATTGATCGGCAGCCTGCTGTTCATGGCATTGGGCAGCGCAAAGGAGGCGGGCCTGGTGTTCACCTGCGTCCCACTGGCCCTGGTTGGCGGAATTCTCGCGTTGCTGGTGCGTGGTATGCCGTTCTCGGTATCTGCCGCCGTCGGATTCATCGCGGTATCGGGTGTTGCGACCCTGAATGGATTGGTGCTCATGCAAGCCATCAGAGAGAGGCTTGATGCAGGTGACAGTCCATTGATCGCTGCAATGAACGGTGCCGGCAGCCGAATTCGCGCGGTGGTGACCACCGCGCTGGTGGCGATCGTTGGCTTCATTCCAATGGCTATTGCGAGTGGATCTGGTGCTGAGGTGCAGAAGCCTCTCGCCACGGTGGTCATTGGCGGCCTGTTGACCGCAACAGTGCTAACACTTCTTGTGCTGCCGACATTTGCGGGACGCTTGGCCAAGGCAGGCCCGAAAGGGCAACCGGAAACTGTCCACTGA
- a CDS encoding efflux RND transporter periplasmic adaptor subunit, which yields MLVAPGTAVKSNQPLVIIVSGEAATFKAAATAAAAEAEAIRLAYGRDKSLVEQGVVARQELEASRARSLAADAAASAARAQVAASGSPDSSGRVTISSPVAGVVGNVQVTPGGVVSAGTLVAEVSNPDMNELVFTAPPALATLAVPGMKLEVTGPGGSFEAEVIAAAANVMQQGGTATIRAKPISEKLPPAGSPVSAVIIADSAAEGMSVPADAVQSVDGRSVVFVAVQGGFQATPVLAGRRAGNRIEILNGLTGSERLVGANAFLLKAELAKGEAEHGH from the coding sequence GTGCTTGTTGCGCCGGGTACAGCCGTCAAGAGCAACCAGCCCCTGGTGATCATTGTCAGTGGAGAAGCTGCGACCTTCAAAGCCGCCGCCACTGCCGCTGCGGCGGAGGCCGAAGCCATTCGCCTGGCCTACGGCCGCGACAAGTCTCTTGTCGAGCAGGGCGTAGTGGCTCGCCAGGAGCTGGAGGCCTCGCGCGCGCGCTCTTTGGCCGCTGATGCCGCCGCTAGTGCTGCACGTGCACAGGTAGCGGCCAGTGGATCTCCGGACAGTTCCGGCCGGGTGACAATCTCCAGTCCTGTCGCTGGCGTGGTTGGCAACGTCCAAGTGACGCCCGGTGGTGTCGTCTCAGCTGGAACGCTTGTTGCGGAGGTTTCCAATCCGGACATGAATGAACTCGTATTCACTGCACCGCCAGCACTGGCCACTCTCGCGGTGCCCGGAATGAAGCTGGAAGTGACTGGCCCGGGCGGAAGCTTCGAAGCTGAGGTGATTGCCGCCGCTGCGAATGTGATGCAGCAGGGAGGCACCGCGACCATTCGCGCCAAACCAATTTCGGAGAAGTTGCCACCGGCCGGCTCCCCCGTTTCGGCCGTCATCATCGCCGATAGTGCCGCTGAAGGTATGAGTGTGCCGGCGGATGCGGTCCAAAGCGTTGATGGCAGAAGTGTTGTCTTCGTTGCCGTCCAGGGTGGTTTCCAGGCTACGCCGGTACTCGCTGGTCGTCGTGCAGGTAATCGAATCGAAATCCTTAACGGCCTGACAGGTAGTGAGCGCCTCGTAGGCGCCAATGCCTTCCTGCTCAAAGCCGAACTGGCCAAGGGCGAAGCCGAGCACGGCCACTAA
- a CDS encoding TolC family protein, producing MSILTGRSLSATGLAVAVLLALVPTGHVAAQTAPSYESLLSRLNQMPATVQGVALAEAAEARVQQARALPNPTVSIEAENAYGTGPYKGFSNADSIVTLSQPLEIWGQRGARVRAARAEAGAAGLRGDLMRSDAAGRLAATYAEAEAALRRYELASEALALIEQDAKAVAAMVSEGREPNLRGVQARSEVANAKASLDEAEAYRDAALARLAGVSLVDSPLTDIGESLLDRVPSHPIDNEAAPLAVRIAQAEADASGRLIDVERKRALPQLSASVAQTRFRQAGDQAYNVGISLSIPLFDRNRGAIQAAYAEQRAAEAVLEAQRRDSEAARLGAVASLKASNSRARAADESVQAADEAYRLARIGFEAGRISQLELRSTRSTLIAARGSAVDARLSRVAAEIDLARLEGRAPFVEAK from the coding sequence ATGTCGATTTTGACGGGTCGGTCGCTTTCAGCGACCGGGTTGGCTGTCGCTGTTCTGCTGGCGTTGGTGCCAACCGGGCATGTAGCTGCTCAAACTGCACCATCTTACGAATCGTTGCTTTCTCGCTTGAACCAGATGCCTGCGACGGTCCAAGGCGTCGCGCTGGCTGAGGCAGCCGAGGCGCGGGTACAACAGGCTCGGGCACTGCCCAATCCGACGGTCTCCATCGAAGCGGAGAACGCCTACGGCACTGGTCCCTACAAAGGTTTCTCAAACGCTGACAGCATTGTCACCCTCTCCCAGCCGCTGGAGATTTGGGGTCAACGAGGGGCCCGAGTGCGCGCCGCGCGTGCGGAGGCTGGGGCTGCAGGCTTGCGGGGTGATCTGATGCGCAGTGACGCAGCGGGTCGCCTGGCTGCGACATACGCCGAAGCAGAGGCTGCGCTGCGCCGATATGAGTTGGCCAGCGAGGCATTGGCCTTGATTGAACAGGACGCCAAGGCGGTAGCTGCGATGGTCAGCGAGGGACGTGAGCCCAACCTGCGCGGTGTGCAGGCACGGAGCGAGGTCGCCAATGCAAAGGCCAGCCTAGATGAGGCCGAGGCCTACCGGGATGCGGCGCTTGCTCGCCTAGCCGGGGTGTCCTTAGTGGACAGCCCGCTGACCGACATCGGCGAAAGCCTGCTTGACCGAGTGCCCTCTCACCCAATTGACAATGAGGCCGCCCCGCTTGCCGTTCGTATCGCCCAAGCCGAAGCGGACGCCTCCGGCCGCCTTATCGATGTTGAGCGCAAGCGTGCGTTGCCACAACTGAGTGCATCCGTGGCTCAGACGCGCTTCCGCCAAGCGGGCGACCAAGCTTACAACGTGGGCATCAGCCTTTCGATCCCCCTATTCGATCGTAACCGCGGTGCGATCCAGGCGGCCTATGCGGAACAACGTGCTGCCGAAGCGGTTCTGGAGGCTCAGAGGCGTGACAGTGAGGCGGCCCGTTTGGGAGCGGTAGCGAGTCTCAAGGCATCCAACAGCCGCGCACGAGCAGCGGATGAAAGCGTACAGGCCGCAGATGAAGCCTATCGGCTGGCCCGCATCGGATTTGAGGCAGGTCGTATATCGCAATTGGAGCTGCGCAGCACGCGATCAACCCTGATCGCTGCGCGTGGCAGTGCTGTGGATGCCCGTCTTAGCCGGGTGGCAGCAGAAATCGACCTCGCCCGCCTTGAAGGGCGCGCACCGTTTGTGGAGGCAAAATGA
- a CDS encoding diacylglycerol kinase: protein MADMYGHRPRSIARVFEALRWSLQGLRSAWLHESSFRLEVVMAAVALPTAIFFGNSGVERVLLMGSVLFVLAFELLNSAIEAVIERYGPEIHELAGRAKDMGSAAVFVALCNVALTWAVILVG from the coding sequence GTGGCAGATATGTACGGTCATCGTCCGCGGAGCATTGCGCGCGTCTTTGAGGCGCTTCGCTGGTCTCTCCAGGGGCTGAGATCAGCTTGGCTGCATGAATCGTCGTTTCGGTTGGAAGTTGTTATGGCCGCGGTGGCATTACCTACAGCTATCTTTTTCGGCAACTCAGGGGTAGAGCGAGTGCTTCTCATGGGGAGCGTACTGTTCGTTTTGGCATTCGAGCTGCTGAACTCCGCTATCGAGGCAGTGATCGAACGGTATGGCCCAGAAATCCATGAGCTGGCTGGTCGTGCGAAGGACATGGGGTCGGCTGCGGTGTTCGTGGCTCTTTGCAATGTCGCCCTCACATGGGCCGTTATCCTTGTGGGTTGA
- a CDS encoding phosphoethanolamine transferase: protein MHYVKTEFNRGSSRGGLGSDPLGRLGKPICGPQLGVNTLIIIVAMYFTFFLNSAFFAEVIAKSGADGAARALLVISTGAILTALNVLILGLLCVRWTVKPVLALLLVVSATAAYYSDNYSVYFDASMVRNVLKTDGAEAGELLTWGFFLAVLIKGVVPAIAVCMVRLQRSSNVTRAILARVLLLGMAVVVIVGAAIASFDDLSSLIRNHKQVRYLANPGNYIASIAKVVREDTRAERGPIQVVGPDAMMTPHPPGAKPHFLVIVVGETVRAQNWGLNGYGRQTTPQLAALDVVNFSDVTACGSNTEVSVPCMFSAYGRRDYDRDKIKGSESLLHVLERAGVRTLWRDNQTGCKGVCSDLAFESYRVPVKDVLCDDQACRDEIMLQGLHDSIEDNPGDVVVVLHQLGNHGPSYFKRYPEDLTKFTPDCRNADLGKCTRGEIVNAYDNAVLATDDFLAKTIRMLEQDKSHDTGLIYVSDHGESLGEANVYLHGLPYAIAPDTQIKVPMVMWMSDGMKSSNNLDLQCVRDRSKQPSSHDNLFHSVLGLMQVRTTVLDESLNLFSGCTSNAGHSL from the coding sequence ATGCATTACGTGAAAACAGAATTCAACCGAGGCAGTTCGCGCGGGGGCCTAGGCTCAGATCCACTGGGCCGTCTTGGCAAGCCCATCTGCGGCCCGCAGCTGGGCGTCAACACGTTGATTATCATCGTGGCGATGTACTTCACGTTCTTTCTCAACAGCGCGTTCTTCGCAGAAGTAATTGCGAAGAGTGGTGCGGACGGAGCAGCTCGTGCGCTACTTGTTATCTCTACGGGAGCGATCCTCACTGCCTTGAATGTGCTCATTCTCGGATTGCTATGCGTTCGATGGACGGTGAAGCCGGTTCTTGCATTGCTTCTCGTCGTGTCCGCTACTGCTGCCTACTATTCAGACAATTACAGCGTCTACTTCGACGCCAGCATGGTACGAAATGTGCTGAAGACCGACGGCGCTGAAGCCGGAGAGTTGCTGACCTGGGGCTTCTTTCTTGCGGTACTAATTAAAGGCGTCGTGCCAGCTATCGCGGTATGCATGGTAAGGCTCCAACGTTCTTCCAATGTGACGCGGGCGATACTTGCAAGAGTGCTTCTACTTGGCATGGCGGTTGTTGTAATCGTTGGCGCGGCAATTGCGTCATTCGACGACCTCTCATCACTCATACGCAATCACAAGCAAGTCAGATACCTTGCAAACCCTGGAAACTACATCGCTTCCATTGCGAAGGTTGTGCGAGAAGACACCCGTGCGGAGCGCGGTCCGATCCAAGTGGTTGGCCCCGATGCCATGATGACGCCTCATCCGCCAGGCGCGAAGCCCCACTTCTTGGTCATCGTTGTAGGTGAGACGGTTCGTGCGCAGAACTGGGGTTTGAATGGATACGGCAGACAGACAACGCCACAGTTGGCAGCGTTGGACGTCGTCAATTTCTCAGACGTGACCGCCTGCGGGTCAAACACCGAAGTGTCGGTGCCCTGTATGTTCTCTGCGTACGGGAGGCGAGACTACGATCGAGACAAGATCAAAGGTTCGGAGTCGCTTCTGCATGTTTTGGAGCGTGCCGGGGTCAGGACCCTATGGCGTGACAACCAGACTGGATGCAAGGGCGTCTGCTCTGATCTGGCATTTGAATCCTATCGCGTGCCGGTCAAGGATGTTCTGTGCGACGACCAAGCATGCCGTGACGAGATTATGCTGCAAGGTCTGCATGACTCGATCGAGGACAACCCTGGTGATGTCGTTGTCGTTCTACATCAGCTGGGGAACCACGGACCCAGCTACTTCAAGCGATACCCGGAAGATCTGACGAAATTTACTCCCGACTGCCGAAACGCAGACTTGGGCAAGTGCACACGCGGTGAAATCGTCAATGCGTATGACAACGCGGTCCTTGCGACAGATGACTTCCTTGCAAAGACAATTCGCATGCTTGAACAGGACAAGAGTCACGATACCGGGCTGATCTATGTCTCCGACCACGGCGAGTCATTAGGGGAGGCGAACGTCTATCTTCACGGGCTCCCCTACGCTATCGCCCCTGATACTCAGATCAAGGTGCCGATGGTGATGTGGATGTCTGATGGTATGAAGAGCAGCAACAACCTGGACCTTCAATGTGTCCGGGACCGATCAAAGCAGCCGTCCAGCCACGACAACCTCTTCCATTCTGTGCTTGGCCTGATGCAGGTTAGGACGACGGTGCTAGACGAGAGCCTAAATCTGTTCTCAGGCTGTACCAGCAACGCCGGTCACAGCCTATAG
- a CDS encoding cation transporter — protein sequence MSDCGCHHEAKNAQERRVLWIALALNAAMAVIGGIAGWIAHSTGLLADALDMLSDATAYAIGLVAIGRTARFKANAAWVSGSVLLVLGVGVLVEVGRRVMYGAEPVSGWMIGTALLSLAVNMAVLRMLAPLKSGEVHLRATWLFTRADVVANVGVILAGLLVWWLASPYPDFVIGALIGLYVIKEAFEILGDARRAGADARKTAA from the coding sequence ATGAGTGATTGCGGCTGCCACCACGAGGCCAAGAATGCGCAGGAGCGGCGCGTCCTCTGGATCGCCCTAGCGTTGAACGCGGCGATGGCCGTGATCGGCGGCATCGCCGGCTGGATTGCCCATTCCACTGGCCTGCTGGCCGACGCTCTGGACATGCTGTCCGATGCCACCGCCTATGCCATTGGCCTGGTCGCTATCGGGCGCACGGCGCGCTTCAAGGCCAATGCCGCTTGGGTCAGCGGCAGCGTGCTGCTTGTGCTGGGTGTGGGCGTGTTGGTTGAGGTGGGCCGCCGGGTGATGTACGGCGCCGAGCCGGTCAGCGGCTGGATGATTGGCACCGCCCTGCTGTCGCTGGCGGTCAATATGGCGGTGCTGCGCATGCTGGCACCGCTAAAGTCCGGCGAAGTGCATCTGCGAGCGACGTGGCTGTTCACGCGGGCCGATGTGGTCGCCAATGTTGGGGTGATCCTGGCCGGTCTGTTGGTGTGGTGGCTGGCCAGCCCGTACCCGGATTTCGTGATCGGCGCCCTGATCGGCCTGTATGTGATCAAGGAAGCCTTCGAGATTTTAGGTGATGCCCGCCGGGCAGGTGCCGACGCGCGCAAGACGGCTGCATGA
- a CDS encoding MerR family transcriptional regulator, with protein MKISEAADASGCHLETIRYYERIGLLPRPGRSGNGYRVYGPADIERLRFIARGRDLGFSLEEVRSLLQLAGDEELSCGDVDRLARSHLTDVRARMADLERMATELERVIASCHGGQRAECTILSTLRQPVAVEATRQ; from the coding sequence ATGAAAATCAGTGAGGCTGCCGACGCCAGTGGATGCCACCTGGAGACGATCCGCTATTACGAGCGGATCGGCCTGTTGCCGCGCCCGGGGCGCTCGGGCAATGGCTACCGGGTCTATGGCCCGGCCGACATCGAGCGGCTGCGCTTCATTGCGCGCGGCCGGGACCTAGGCTTCAGCCTGGAGGAGGTCCGCAGCCTGCTGCAGCTGGCCGGCGATGAGGAGCTTTCGTGCGGGGACGTGGACCGGCTGGCACGCAGCCATCTGACCGACGTGCGGGCGCGCATGGCCGACCTGGAGCGCATGGCCACCGAGTTGGAACGGGTGATTGCCAGTTGCCACGGTGGGCAGCGGGCTGAATGCACCATCCTGTCGACCCTGCGGCAGCCGGTCGCTGTGGAGGCCACGCGCCAGTGA